One window of Vitis riparia cultivar Riparia Gloire de Montpellier isolate 1030 chromosome 5, EGFV_Vit.rip_1.0, whole genome shotgun sequence genomic DNA carries:
- the LOC117915434 gene encoding beta-glucosidase 13-like codes for MATQGPLLFCALVLVLSFAHCHGVKPSAMFSRHSFPPGFTFGAASSAYQYEGAAHLRGKSIWDTFTAKHPEKISDQSTGDVAIDFYHKYKEDIQLLKFLGMDALRFSISWTRILPTGRVSGGVSKEGVQFYNNVINELLANGLKPFVTLFHWDLPQALEDEYGGFLSPKIVDDYRNYVDFCFKQFGDRVKHWITLNEPFSYSYSGYSTGTFAPGRCSNYSGTCASGNSATEPYKVAHHLLLSHAAGVKLYKEKYQKSQKGIIGVTLITHWLQSKYATVAGVKASRRALDFMLGWFLHPITYGEYPMTMQSLVGHRLPKFSPAESEMLKGSLDFLGINYYTSNYATTYASVVNTLELSWAVDGRLNLTTAKDGVNIGQPTPWNWLYICPWGIRKLMLYIKEHYNNPTIYITENGLATANNASVPVKEDLNDTLRITYHRGHLYYLSKAIKEGVNVKGYFAWSFLDDFEWDAGFTFRFGLNYVDYKNGLKRYPKHSAYWFKKFLQK; via the exons ATGGCCACTCAAGGTCCTCTTCTCTTCTGTGCCCTTGTCCTAGTCCTCTCCTTTGCCCATTGCCATGGCGTAAAGCCCTCGGCTATGTTCAGCAGACATAGCTTTCCACCCGGTTTTACTTTTGGAGCAGCCTCATCAGCCTACCAG TATGAAGGAGCAGCACATCTTAGAGGCAAGAGTATCTGGGATACCTTCACTGCAAAACATCCAg AGAAGATCTCGGACCAGTCAACAGGAGATGTAGCCAttgatttttatcataaatataag GAGGACATTCAACTGCTGAAGTTCTTGGGTATGGATGCCCTTAGATTCTCCATCTCCTGGACTAGAATACTACCAA CTGGAAGAGTTAGCGGGGGAGTGAGCAAGGAGGGTGTCCAATTTTACAACAACGTCATCAATGAGCTCTTAGCGAATG GATTGAAGCCCTTTGTGACTCTATTCCATTGGGATCTTCCGCAAGCCCTTGAAGATGAGTACGGTGGATTCTTAAGCCCTAAAATAGT GGACGATTATCGCAACTATgttgatttttgctttaaacAATTTGGGGATCGAGTGAAGCATTGGATCACTTTGAATGAGCCATTCTCCTATAGCTACTCTGGCTACTCAACTGGGACTTTTGCACCGGGCCGATGTTCGAACTATTCAGGCACCTGTGCCTCTGGGAACTCTGCAACTGAACCCTATAAAGTGGCACACCACCTACTTCTTTCTCATGCTGCTGGAGTGAAATTGTACAAGGAGAAGTATCAG AAATCTCAAAAGGGAATCATCGGAGTAACTCTAATAACACATTGGTTACAATCAAAGTATGCAACCGTTGCGGGTGTCAAGGCTTCCCGTAGAGCCCTTGATTTCATGTTAGGATG gtttttacaTCCAATTACATATGGCGAGTACCCAATGACCATGCAATCTCTTGTGGGGCATCGACTCCCCAAATTCTCGCCAGCAGAATCCGAAATGCTTAAGGGATCACTGGATTTCTTAGGAATTAATTACTATACTTCAAATTATGCCACTACCTATGCATCAGTAGTAAACACCTTGGAGCTAAGCTGGGCAGTAGATGGTCGACTCAACCTAACCA CGGCGAAAGATGGGGTTAACATTGGCCAACCG ACCCCGTGGAATTGGCTTTACATTTGTCCATGGGGAATCAGAAAACTTATGCTTTACATCAAGGAACATTACAACAATCCAACTATTTACATTACAGAGAATG GCTTGGCTACTGCAAATAATGCTTCAGTGCCTGTGAAGGAAGATCTCAATGATACCTTGAGGATAACATACCACCGTGGACATTTGTACTATCTCTCAAAAGCTATCAA GGAGGGCGTCAATGTGAAAGGATACTTTGCGTGGTCTTTTCTTGACGACTTTGAATGGGATGCTGGTTTCACCTTTCGCTTTGGCCTCAATTATGTGGATTATAAAAATGGATTAAAGCGATACCCAAAGCATTCTGCTTATTGGTTCAAGAAGttccttcaaaaataa
- the LOC117915243 gene encoding uncharacterized protein LOC117915243, which produces MKQKQLLLPETVDKPIRKVEDVRKCELVIGTKENIVAGGTIILECGPNYLVVVDAPYDSSAPLPIPIPGQTTTVGAAIGYQVLWPTDLVIIRTPILASKKAKKQKVNEVEVKSKGEKPQDMKNFETLVGLMLSTSRTHPINFPDDVFGESFKTFIMKEDMEMIISSKEVSSNCILYYIWHLHRKLIDAKQAERYVFVNPALVSKAGMGEGSKENRSRVIADRLKNTKHAEYMLIPYNPDFHWVLVALEMKKMIAYYLDPMACQPCDDLKDIVKWQ; this is translated from the exons GTTAGAAAATGTGAGCTGGTCATAGGCACCAAGGAAAATATAGTGGCAGGTGGAACAATTATACTTGAATGTGGTCCCAACTATTTAGTAGTTGTTGATGCTCCTTATGATTCAAGTGCACCCCTTCCCATTCCTATTCCTGGACAAACTACTACTGTTGGGGCTGCAATTGGTTACCAAGTTTTGTGGCCAACTGATTTGGTCATCATCCGTACTCCCATCTTA GCATCTAAGAaagcaaagaaacaaaaagtaaatgaaGTTGAAGTCAAATCCAAGGGTGAAAAACCACAAGATATGAAAAATTTTGAGACATTGGTTGGCCTCATGCTGAGTACATCAAGAACACACCCTATAAACTTCCCAGATGATGTTTTTGGTGAGAGTTTCAAGACCTTCATAATGAAAGAAGATATGGAAATGATAATATCATCAAAAGAAGTGTCATCCAATTGTATTTTATACTACATCTG GCATTTGCATAGAAAGTTGATTGATGCAAAGCAGGCCGAACGATATGTTTTTGTCAATCCAGCATTGGTCTCAAAAGCTGGAATGGGAgagggaagcaaggaaaacaggTCAAGGGTTATTGCAGATCGACTAAAGAATACAAAGCATGCTGAATATATGCTTATTCCATACAACCCAGA tttCCATTGGGTGTTAGTGGCATTggagatgaagaaaatgattgCATATTACCTTGATCCAATGGCCTGTCAACCATGTGATGATCTTAAGGACATAGTTAAAT GGCAATGA